The Tolypothrix sp. NIES-4075 DNA window TTTTAGCAGGATCAAAGACAACATTATGGGGAGGCATCTTGTTGTTCACCCATTCAATTGTGTCACCTGGTTTAACACTCAACTTTTTGGGTTCAAACGCCAGCATTCCTTTATCACTGCCTAGTTTAACTGTGTAGGTTTCAGCCACAGCGCTGGGAGCGAAAACAGCAAAGCTGCTCACTACTAAACAGATTGTTAAAACAGCTAAACCCAAACGCCGCAAACTAGCTGCAATCAATTTCATGACTCTCTCCTAAACATTCACTTTTATCTTGCCTTTCTCATTTTAGATATAAATGAACGCTAAATATGACAATCTGTCATAGATGAAATTTTTTTTTTCAATTTTGAGCAATAGTACTGGTGTAAAAGCCGAATGATGCCCCCAAATCTAGATAGGTTTAGTTGCTAAAAACTTCTGTACCCCAACCTGGGGCTTTTTTTGCGGCTGTTAAAACGAAAGCAGCTAAACTTTCTACCTGCTGTTGTGATAGAACGCTAGGAGCTACCTGACGACACCAATAAGTTTCTTCACTACCGTCGTAGGTCATCGGTTGTCGCATAAAGGCAACCAGACCGTTAATATTATCTCGCGGTGGAGTAGCTTGTTTAAGTTTTGTCAGAGACAGAGACACTTCCGGGTCTGGTAAAGTTGCACCACCTACGTGGCAATTTATACAATTACTTGCAAACAGTTGTTTACCATTTGATAGTTGTTGTGGTGAAAACTCTTTTGTATTGCCTTGTCCATCTAAGTCAACGGTAATTTGCTCAGTGATATGCAAATAACGGGCTATGTAAGGGTCAATATTAGCAGCTTGGGCGGGTAAACTACGGCTGAAAATTACCAGTATAATTACCACAAACAGTGGTATGTAGCGAACTAATAATCGAGAAAGCATTCTTCTGCCTAAGACTGTAGTGTTAGCGTTCTCATTACTAAGTCTAGGGATTAGGGATGAGGAATTGATAATAAATATGAAGCCAAATAAATTTCCGCCTTCATCCTTTAATATTCCCCAGTCCCTCAACCCTAGACTTAACAACTTATTGTTAAAGCGATCGCGGTTTTTTCAGACATCGATCGCCCAAAACCGATAACTTAGCATCCAGTGAAGAGTTTAGTAATAGATTTTACCGCCACCCCACTGCTTGCCAACAACTTTCGGTTGCAGGAGAATGTGACCGGCGACCGCCTTTAAATCGTCGTCAGTCAAATTTCTCATTTCTGTGAAAATATCTGCACTCTTGATGCTGGGATGTATTTCGGAAATCTCCTCTTCACCGTCGTAAGTGGTGGGATTTTTCATGTAGTCTACCAGACCTTCAATGTTATTACGGTTTGGTGTTGCTAATGCTAAATCTTCCGGTGCAAGTCCTACGTTTTGGTTAGTTTTGGTAACACCACCTGCGTGGCATTGGGCACAAGCGTAGTTAAATAAAGCTTTGCCTTCTTTAACTTCTTTCAAGCTGAGGACAGTGGTGTCACCCTTATCATTTAATGGTACCGTCCGCGTTTCTGCGGTTAGTTCCAGCGCTGTTGCGCTAGCGACAACAAACTGAAACGTCAGTAAAACAGTAGCCAAAATAATGCCAATTAATCTTTTTAACATGTTTCCCCTTAAATGTTTTGACGCTCAACACAGCACTTGATAGCGATACTCAATCTCAAAAATGCTAATTGCCAGTCTTCGGTGTCTTCGATTAGCTACTGCTGTGCTTGTCGCATAAACACAGCACCTTTTCCATCTTGGACGCTGTAATCTGCTGTTATCTATGCGAGTAATAGGTTTACAAAACCCATAATGCTTGTTAACTAACAGATAAAGATTGAGTTGCTGTTATACCAATATCACGTTCGGAGTGCAATTTGTCGCCGAAAATACTGGGTGGGGATCGAGAGTGGGGGAGTAGGGAGGAGGGGAATGGGGAGACAAGGGGAGACAAGGGGACTAATAACTCCTAACTCCTGTACAGATGCCAGGAACCAAAGCGTCTCTACAACTCCTAACTTTTAACTTTTAACCCTTCCCCCCTGTAAAGGTGACGCTTTGAATGAAATACCTGTTAAAAAAGGCATAAATACTTAAGGCTGGCAGGGTGAACACCATAGAGGCTGCCATAATGTAGTTCCAATAGCTGATATATTGCCCTTTAAAGGTGTTCAGTCCTAAGGGTAGGGTAAACATTTCCGGGTCAAACAAAATCACTACAGGCAACAAGAAATTATTCCAACTACCCATGAAGACAAAAACTGCTTGTGCTGCTAGTGCCGGTTTTGCTAAAGGCAGAACTATATAACGGAAAATTCCAAACGGTGTTAAACCATCTAGTTGCGCTGCTTCTTCTAATTCTCTGGGAAAATTAATGAAAAACTGCCGCATCATAAAGATGAAAGTGGCATTGACTATGCTGGGGACAATCATGCCTTGGTAAGAATTTAGCCAACCGATCGCCTTTAATATCAAAAATGTCGGAATCAGTGTGACTTGTGCCGGCACTGCTAGCACTGCCAAAATCAAAATAAACCAGAAGCGCTTTCCCTTAAAGCGTAACCGCGCTAAAGCATAACCTGCCATCGAGTTAAACAGCAAGTTTAAAATGGTGACGCACGCGGCAATAAACACGCTATTAAATAGCCAGCGGAAAAATAACGGTTCTTGTAAGAAGATTTGTTTGTAGTTGTCAAGAGTGAAATTGTGTGGTAGGAAATTAGATTCACCGCTGACGATTTCTGATAGGGGCTTGAATGAAGCAGAAAGCGCCCAAAGAAAAGGAATCAGGGTGATGACAGCATATAGCGTCAGCACAAGGTATAGCAGTCCTTTTAACCAAGGAGTGCGAGAAATACTAGTCAAATTTTTTCACCTCCAAAGAAGCGGCGTTGAATTAAAGTAGTGGTGATGATGACAGCTGCTAACAAAAAGGTGATCGCTGCTGCATATCCCATCTGCAAGTTGCGAAAAACAGCTTGGTATATCAATAAAACTATCGTCAGAGTGGCGTTATTTGGTCCACCATTGCCATTAGAGAAGATATAAGATTGGTCAAACAGTTGAAATGTGCCAATTACCCCTACAGCCATCACAAAAAAGGTTACAGGCTTAAGCAAGGGAACAGTAATCCGGATAAACTTCTGCCATTCATTTGCTCCATCTAACTCTGCGGCTTCGTAAAGAGTTTGCGGTATATCTTGCAACGCTGCCAGGTAGATTACCATGTAAAACGGCGCGGTTGACCAAATATTCATCAACATAATACCTTTGAGCGCTACTGCTGGATCGCCCAACCAGTTATAAGTTGGCAGTCCCACAAAAGCGAGAAAATCATTCAGTAGCCCATCGGTGTTATAAATCCACATAAAAATCAGCGTCAAAACTGCTGAAGAGGTGACTGTCGGCAAAAAATAAAGAATTCGCCACCAGTTTTTGCCGCGAATGCCAGAATTAAGTGTTACTGCCAAAATTAAAGCGAGGATTGTTTGAGTTGGCACTACAATAACTACGTATTGCACTGTGTTCCCAAGAGCAATCCACACCCTTTCATCTTCAACGAGTCGCGTGAAGTTGCGAAAACCGATGAATTGATACTTTATCCCCCCTAACAGTTGGACTTTTTGTAGAGAAAGAAACACAGCGTAGAGGATGGGTAAGACAACAAAAGTCCCCATCACCAAAATCGTTGGCGTGATAAAGAGGTATCCAGCCAAGTTTTCTGTAATGTTTAACCTGGGTTGCCTTTGTCGTCTTTCGATTTCCAACACAAATCTAACCTCCGCCTAATCTTGCATCAAAGAAGATTATTTATCGTACTCCTGCGCGGACGTAGTACGCACGAAGAGTGCGTTAATATAAGCCCTGAAGCCCTTACTGCTTGGGGTAAACAAATCTTTTTTATGCTTTTGAGCTTCAGAACTCGAAACTTGATGCTTGGAACACGAAACTTGATGCTCGGAACACGAAACTTGATGCTCGGAACTCGAAACTTGATGCTCGGAACTCGAAACTTGATGCTCGGAACACGAAACTTGATGCTCGGAACTCGAAACTTGATGCTCAGAACTCGAAACTTGATGCTCGGAACACGAAACTTGATGCTCAGAACTCGAAACTTCATGCTCGGAACTCGAAACTTCATGCTCGGAACTCGAAACTTCGTGCTTTTGGGTGGAAACGTCAAGTTTAAAAAACAAATCTTCTTACTGCGAATTAAATTTCTCGTGTTGGCATTGTTTTAAATCAAATCCAAACTGCTTATATATCAACTTAGTTTTTCAAGTAAAAGGCAGAC harbors:
- the petE gene encoding plastocyanin, producing the protein MKLIAASLRRLGLAVLTICLVVSSFAVFAPSAVAETYTVKLGSDKGMLAFEPKKLSVKPGDTIEWVNNKMPPHNVVFDPAKNPAKSADLAKGLSHKKLLMSPGQKLTTTIPADAPAGDYTFYCEPHRGAGMVGKLTVEG
- the psbV2 gene encoding photosystem II cytochrome PsbV2 — protein: MLSRLLVRYIPLFVVIILVIFSRSLPAQAANIDPYIARYLHITEQITVDLDGQGNTKEFSPQQLSNGKQLFASNCINCHVGGATLPDPEVSLSLTKLKQATPPRDNINGLVAFMRQPMTYDGSEETYWCRQVAPSVLSQQQVESLAAFVLTAAKKAPGWGTEVFSN
- the psbV gene encoding photosystem II cytochrome c-550, whose translation is MLKRLIGIILATVLLTFQFVVASATALELTAETRTVPLNDKGDTTVLSLKEVKEGKALFNYACAQCHAGGVTKTNQNVGLAPEDLALATPNRNNIEGLVDYMKNPTTYDGEEEISEIHPSIKSADIFTEMRNLTDDDLKAVAGHILLQPKVVGKQWGGGKIYY
- a CDS encoding carbohydrate ABC transporter permease produces the protein MTSISRTPWLKGLLYLVLTLYAVITLIPFLWALSASFKPLSEIVSGESNFLPHNFTLDNYKQIFLQEPLFFRWLFNSVFIAACVTILNLLFNSMAGYALARLRFKGKRFWFILILAVLAVPAQVTLIPTFLILKAIGWLNSYQGMIVPSIVNATFIFMMRQFFINFPRELEEAAQLDGLTPFGIFRYIVLPLAKPALAAQAVFVFMGSWNNFLLPVVILFDPEMFTLPLGLNTFKGQYISYWNYIMAASMVFTLPALSIYAFFNRYFIQSVTFTGGKG
- a CDS encoding carbohydrate ABC transporter permease; its protein translation is MLEIERRQRQPRLNITENLAGYLFITPTILVMGTFVVLPILYAVFLSLQKVQLLGGIKYQFIGFRNFTRLVEDERVWIALGNTVQYVVIVVPTQTILALILAVTLNSGIRGKNWWRILYFLPTVTSSAVLTLIFMWIYNTDGLLNDFLAFVGLPTYNWLGDPAVALKGIMLMNIWSTAPFYMVIYLAALQDIPQTLYEAAELDGANEWQKFIRITVPLLKPVTFFVMAVGVIGTFQLFDQSYIFSNGNGGPNNATLTIVLLIYQAVFRNLQMGYAAAITFLLAAVIITTTLIQRRFFGGEKI